Proteins from a single region of Sylvia atricapilla isolate bSylAtr1 chromosome 7, bSylAtr1.pri, whole genome shotgun sequence:
- the STK11IP gene encoding serine/threonine-protein kinase 11-interacting protein, producing MAAAAETLVRGLARLLQDAGDLVLDGSSTLTLLTSTLQHLTQVFEQHLGSRNQNRGFVALPSHPAETAAILQAQFLFDVLQKTHSLKLVHVPNCVLQSAVKIFPFKSLRHLELRSVPPHCLRGLRFVYSQLESLTCCKCISTLEEIISACGGDLSCALPWLELQTVNFSYNSITALDDSLQLLNALRVLDLSHNKIQDCEHYLTTLTELEYLNLAYNFLSKVPNLGIFSRSKLVTLILRNNELDSINGVEQLVNLQHLDVAYNLLLEHAQLAPLSSLHCLKKLHLEGNPIWFHQNHRSAALVHVSPRAVFSNFFLDGEPLSSSDLMHLPRLVQSVSQSIHTSTSEKTALDRSALESSCAADFSDSQSPSENVAVRVPRKKNKGKVKVRRASISEPSDTEHEPQALSLSAGLVLEHQKEMKRLASFRDRFGADWLQYKRHLEEHDQVAVMSRSRSADEITGKPAVTDLQSESSDPEQEKPQVSQEGSSPPLDDTAKEEEPEVQLDEPMEGEQRGEEEADELMLGEEEEEKVEVDLCQPVLVSQIEGEGDPEPDWIFLRITAKHVIEVELKAARVLHKLELKCLKNVETSELTWKRMDLERVFPVLTLHFSYIRKDRQKRKYVVLDDCPEQCLQCILEVLSPAVEENQRNQDQVKGSMKLQCLKCKQEFSQSLAPWYQGSYPSELGDTKILETLVASDQGPAAVGEPIACPSCSSDHVVILPSEKCSSTPLLPGADSTSEDLSDSVLEGGSQQEGPEETSVLASESGKFYIGGEDSSELDTSNSTRTPELSTEPDGTLHPTSHGSDGGYGKEQGIKSQYLSLSHTDINGGSLMGSYHYSVSRGPTPSPLSLNSESEETWNLSPSVNSLLNTRDFRSVDHRLKLYLDMEIFEENAEEFQCFLKVVMVKFGRQGEFLSILVASDLKIYVLEVTGAIRGQPADWLKKNDSHYLSDISHLEVGLCHQSLRMEFENPKTSYNLLIRNQSCCDQFLQSLTDLMQELPAKHRSKVKEIPTVEMNPQHWLWPLLDSKTTDSAAADDTCFFYLLAYLIQGTSAFPVTLLSTRSMLFLLEENHQWQVQPSLDEDREAEMPPRSNIQLKEKQPITSISNIITYRLCPCDIKLMLYDEVLKLESTWHIRTECPELLVELVEWIRGPWEEMFSIELRKAVYEALE from the exons atggcggcggcggcggagaCGCTGGTGCGCGGCCTGGCGCGGCTGCTGCAGGACGCCG GGGACCTCGTCCTGGACGGCTCCAGCACGCTGACGCTGCTCACCTccaccctgcagcacctcaCGCAGGTCTTCGAGCAGCACTTGGGCTCCCGCAACCAGAACCGGGGCTTCGTGGCACTGCCCTCGCACCCCGCCGAGACAGCCGCCATCCTCCAGGCGCAGTTCCTCTTCGACGTCCTGCAGAAGACTCACTCTCTGAAG CTCGTTCATGTTCCAAACTGTGTTTTGCAATCTGCTGTGAAGATCTTCCCTTTCAAGTCCCTCCGGCATCTGGAA TTGAGGTCCGTCCCTCCACACTGCCTCCGGGGACTGCGATTTGTCTATTCTCAGCTGGAATCTCTAACATGTTGCAAATGTATCAGTACACTGGAG gaaataatttcagcatGTGGTGGAGatctgagctgtgctctgccatgGTTGGAACTGCAGACTGTGAACTTCAGCTATAACTCAATCACTGCCTTGGATGACTCACTG CAATTATTGAATGCTCTGAGGGTCTTGGATTTGAGTCACAACAAGATCCAGGATTGTGAACACTATTTAACG ACCCTTACAGAGCTAGAATACCTCAATCTGGCATACAACTTCCTGTCCAAGGTGCCAAACCTTGGCATCTTCAGCCGATCCAAGCTGGTGACTCTGATCCTACGCAACAATGAGCTCGACAGCATTAATG GGGTGGAACAACTTGTGAATCTGCAGCACCTGGATGTGGCCTATAACCTGCTGCTAGAACATGCCCAGCTGGCACCATTGTCCAGTCtgcactgtttaaaaaaa CTGCATTTGGAGGGAAACCCAATATGGTTCCATCAAAATCACCGATCCGCAGCCCTTGTCCATGTGTCTCCCAGGGCAGTGTTCTCCAAT TTCTTCTTGGACGGGGAGCCACTCTCTTCCTCAGACCTCATG CACCTTCCAAGACTTGTGCAAAGTGTTTCTCAGTCCATCCACACTTCTACCTCAGAGAAGACTGCACTGGACCGCAGTGCACTGGagagctcctgtgctgcagattTCAGCGACAGCCAGTCCCCATCAGAGAATGTGGCCGTCAGGGTCCCTCGAAAGAAAAACAAG ggaaaagtcAAAGTGCGCAGAGCAAGTATTTCAGAGCCAAGTGACACAGAACACGAGCCCCAGGCATTATCTCTCTCTGCTG gtCTGGTCCTAGAGCATCAGAAGGAGATGAAGCGCTTGGCCAGCTTCAGAGATCGCTTTGGTGCCGACTGGCTGCAGTACAAGAGGCACCTGGAGGAGCATGACCAAGTAGCCGTCATGTCCCGCAGCCGTTCTGCAGATGAGATCACAGGCAAGCCTGCTGTAACGGACTTGCAGAGCGAGAGCTCTGACCCAGAGCAAGAAAAGCCCCAAGTATCCCAGGAAGGGTCCTCTCCTCCTTTGGATGACACTGCTAAGGAGGAAGAGCCTGAAGTACAGCTGGATGAGCCTATGGAAGGAGAACAGAGAGGAGAAGAAGAGGCAGATGAGCTAATGCttggagaggaagaagaggagaaggtAGAAG TGGACCTGTGCCAGCCAGTGTTGGTGAGCCAAATAGAAGGTGAAGGGGACCCAGAGCCAGACTGGATCTTCCTGCGAATCACAGCTAAGCATGTGATTGAGGTGGAATTGAAGGCTGCCAGAGTCCTCCACAAGCTGGAGCTGAAATGCCTAAAGAATGTGGAGACCTCTGAGTTGACCTGGAAGAGGATG gACCTGGAGCGAGTTTTCCCTGTCCTTACGTTGCACTTCAGCTACATTCGCAAGGACCGGCAGAAGCGCAAATATGTGGTGCTTGACgactgcccagagcagtgtcTGCAG TGTATCCTTGAAGTGTTGTCCCCAGCTGTTGAGGAGAATCAGAGAAATCAGGACCAAGTGAAGGGATCCATGAAGCTCCAGTGCCTGAAATGCAAGCAGGAGTTTTCACAGTCCCTGGCCCCCTGGTATCAAGGTTCCTATCCTTCAGAGCTTGGAGACACCAAAATCCTGGAGACCCTAGTTGCCTCAGATCAAG GTCCTGCGGCAGTTGGTGAGCCCATAGCCTGTCCCAGTTGTTCCAGTGACCATGTGGTCATTCTGCCTTCAGAGAAGTGCTCCAGCACACCTCTGCTGCCTGGTGCTGACAGCACGAGTGAGGACCTGTCCGACTCTGTGCTGGAGGGAGGCAGCCAGCAGGAGGGCCCAGAGGAAACGTCTGTCCTGGCCAGTGAGAGCGGGAAGTTCTACATTGGTGGGGAGGACAGCTCGGAGCTAGACACCAGCAACAGCACCAGGACCCCGGAGCTGAGCACTGAGCCTGATGGCACTCTTCATCCCACCTCCCATGGATCAGATGGGGGCTatgggaaggagcagggcatCAAGAGCCAGTACTTGTCCCTCAGCCACACAGACATCAATGGGGGCAGCCTGATGGGAAGCTACCATTACAGTGTTTCTCGGGGGCCCACTCCTTCTCCGCTCTCTTTGAACTCTGAATCTGAGGAAACGTGGAATCTCAGTCCTT CTGTAAACAGCCTCCTGAACACAAGGGACTTCCGCTCAGTGGATCATCGCCTGAAGCTGTACCTGGACATGGAGATTTTTGAGGAGAATGCTGAGGAGTTCCAGTGCTTCCTCAAG GTGGTCATGGTGAAGTTTGGCCGGCAAGGAGAGTTTCTCTCAATTCTGGTTGCTTCTGATCTCAAGATTTATGTTCTGGAAGTCACAGGAGCTATCAG GGGACAACCTGCAGACTGGCTGAAGAAGAATGACTCTCACTACCTGTCTGATATTTCTCATCTGGAAGTGGGACTTTGCCACCAGAGCTTGCGAATGGAGTTTGAGAACCCAAAAACTTCCTATAATCTGCTGATCCGGAACCAAAGCTGCTGTGACCAGTTCCTGCAGAGCCTGACAG ATCTCATGCAAGAACTGCCTGCTAAGCACAGGAGTAAGGTGAAGGAAATTCCCACTGTGGAAATGAATCCCCAACATTGGCTATG GCCTCTGCTAGACTCCAAGACCACagattctgcagctgcagatgaTACATGTTTCTTCTACCTGCTGGCCTACCTGATCCAAG GGACATCTGCTTTCCCTGTGACCCTGCTGAGTACACGAAGCATGCTATTTCTGCTGGAGGAGAATCACCAATGGCAGGTGCAGCCCTCCTTGGATGAAGACCGTGAGGCAGAAATGCCTCCTAGGAGCAACATCCAGTTGAAGGAGAAGCAGCCAATCACCAGTATTAGCAATATCATAACCTATCGCCTCTGTCCTTGTGACATCAAGCTGATGCTTTACGATGAG